A genomic segment from Modestobacter roseus encodes:
- the rsmI gene encoding 16S rRNA (cytidine(1402)-2'-O)-methyltransferase: protein MTGRLVLGGAPLGQPGDVGPRLRQAMAEADVLAVEDTRRLHRLAKDLEVTLTGKVVTFHETVERARLPGLVAAMTEGRTVLLITDAGMPSVSDPGYTLVRAAIEAGVEVTSVPGPSAVVTALAVSGLPCDRFTFEGFLPRKGGERRSALAALAAEPRTMVFYESPHRLADALTDAAAALGADRPAAVCRELTKTHEEVRRGGLGELAAWAADGVRGEITLVVAGAVAGPVSLEPAELAAEVAAEEAAGADRKEAIRTVVARTGLPRRVVYDAVVAAKST, encoded by the coding sequence GTGACAGGACGACTCGTGCTCGGCGGCGCCCCGCTGGGCCAACCCGGCGACGTCGGCCCGCGGCTGCGGCAGGCGATGGCCGAGGCCGACGTCCTGGCGGTCGAGGACACCCGGCGGCTGCACCGGCTGGCCAAGGACCTCGAGGTGACCCTCACCGGCAAGGTGGTCACCTTCCACGAGACCGTCGAGCGGGCCCGGCTCCCCGGGCTGGTCGCAGCGATGACCGAGGGCCGCACCGTGCTGCTGATCACCGACGCGGGCATGCCGTCGGTGTCCGACCCCGGCTACACGCTGGTGCGCGCGGCCATCGAGGCCGGCGTCGAGGTGACCTCGGTGCCCGGCCCCTCCGCCGTCGTCACCGCGCTGGCCGTGTCCGGGCTGCCCTGCGACCGGTTCACCTTCGAGGGCTTCCTGCCGCGCAAGGGCGGGGAGCGGCGCTCGGCGCTCGCCGCGCTGGCCGCCGAGCCGCGCACGATGGTCTTCTACGAGTCCCCGCACCGGCTGGCCGACGCGCTCACCGACGCGGCCGCGGCCCTCGGCGCCGACCGGCCCGCCGCCGTCTGCCGGGAGCTGACCAAGACCCACGAGGAGGTCCGCCGCGGCGGGCTGGGGGAGCTGGCCGCGTGGGCCGCCGACGGCGTGCGCGGGGAGATCACCCTGGTGGTGGCCGGCGCCGTCGCCGGGCCGGTGTCCCTCGAGCCGGCGGAGCTGGCGGCCGAGGTCGCCGCCGAGGAGGCCGCCGGCGCCGACCGCAAGGAGGCCATCCGCACCGTGGTGGCGCGCACCGGGCTGCCCCGGCGGGTCGTCTACGACGCCGTCGTCGCCGCCAAGTCCACCTGA